TGTTTACCACAAACTCCCAGTAATTTCATAAGCATATCAGataaaaaatgtgtaattgtagattctttttctctatttggaataattttcgaatGGACTACTTGGTACACACGTTTCAGTATATCTAAAAACTTTAGATttgcaattgaaaaatttaatttcataaaataaaattccattataaaaaatgtgataTAATAGTTGGTGAAAGATAGTCTTCAAATCTGATATATGGAATTTTAAGTATTTCTGCATGaaattgcaatatatataatatatcgatatataatatatatatatatatatatatatatatctcaaAAATATATCCCCTTTGTCTCTTTTCGCAAATGCTCCTTACGTTTGGCAACAATATACCAATAGTTTGGCACtgaaattgttaattgcgtttgcactagatgatagtaaaaacgaatattaaaGCTATTGCTTAAAGCAATACACTTAGCATGAGAAGCAgtgaaatcttgaaaaatatcgaaagaaacgttctcgtttgacaaatgCGAAAAAAAATGTCGAGGAAGTAGAATCATTAAAATTGACGATGCCTATGTTTTGTTGATGACAATCCTGAAATTCCTAAAATGAGTGACCATTCTCATTGTTGAATGTCTGTAGCAGgtgtttatattcgtgttcaatGTAGCAGCGCATCTACGGTATCTGTTTATCCTCATTTCGCatgtttttctgatttttctttatctttctctagCATCTTGCATTTTATGCGTCTTAGGCAGCAAAGATCATGAGCTGGAAATCTAAACTGGCTTTTGGTGAGATAAATGTCATGTTGGTATCATAACTAGTTCCTATATCCAGATTTAGTGCAACTGCTAGCGATTCTCTTCTGTTTTTCCCCGTCCGTCAAGTTTCCTTTTATCTGCGTATCCGATGTGTCGTAAATGGCTTTGCAAGGTGGTGAAATACTCAGCATACAAAACTAATTAATCtgtatgaaacaattaaatatggaaaccaatgaaaatgaaaagcaaTGTAATAACAGCTTAAAACAGTATCTGCAGAAGGATAACATCCAAGCAAACAACTTGCTATTGAAAGAGTTgtatatggaaaaattcaagggtttattataaattgatataaaaagattACTCTGAACAATCTAccctattctataaattatttcaagaaatgcAAATATAACAGCTGTTTCTtccatatttatgtaaaaagctATTAGATGAGTTTTCAACTAACCTATACTCTATGATGCCATCattttgtttaacaaaatttcagctgattaatgtttttgtaaattaaaaattaaaaaaatatacaagtattgcttagaaaatgtttattttaggaTTTACTACCACAGtacattttttcacgatattgtacattaatataatctttttgtctttttgtgCAGTTGAGACTTCACGGAGGAATGCAGATCTCTTCTTAAAACACTTATTGGTAAAACCATTACCTTGGAAGTTGAAGTTTTCCACACAATAGAGAATATGGAAGCTAAGAACCAAGAAATAGAAGGTATTATTACCATCAATGCTAGCAATTCGCAATtgatacatatacaaaataactagGATATTCTAATTTAACTATATTGTTTGCAAAGATTACAGTCCATACGGCcacaagatttaaatattcaacacAAAGAAGATCTTGATACTACTCTTGAATATGCGCTTGAATTTAGTCCATTGCGCCAACAAAATGTTCTGCCAAATATGaatgatgaaaatgtatttggaGAAAATACACCAACGCCACCACGTTACAGGCCACCTCCAAgaggaataattttaaattcagaagaagcaaaaatgtttgttttactaAAACATTACGGATTAGGTCAATACGTGCCTATATTTCTCCAACAAGAAGTAAATATGTTATCAAATtatgtgttatatatatataagtatatgcataaaattttattataaattaatattgtaaatttatttcaggtTGACATTGATTTGTTTATGACTTTAACTAATgaagatttaattgaaattggtataaaaaatgaagctgaCAGGAAAGCTATATTAGAAATGATAAATAGATCATAAAAAATCAGCGAcgcaaaaagaatttataaccttttattaattatatctaattatatactattattttatttgttatatactaaagctgctataatgtataaatttaaaaatataatatgtcaTGTTATAGCATGTtagtattatttcttatactaACTTAGTACCCTTAAGAACACGTATGATACATTTCTATGTTTCCTTCtaaagatacatttacatGCATTTACATACGAAATGactgtaaaattgttgtattctCGATGTGtgattatactttattaataagtacACCTCTTTTTGCTCTTGGATCATGTGGAATTTAGACAACCACTCAATTCACTATTCTTCATTTGATCTAACT
Above is a genomic segment from Bombus pascuorum chromosome 9, iyBomPasc1.1, whole genome shotgun sequence containing:
- the LOC132910769 gene encoding ankyrin repeat and SAM domain-containing protein 6-like, translating into MNDENVFGENTPTPPRYRPPPRGIILNSEEAKMFVLLKHYGLGQYVPIFLQQEVDIDLFMTLTNEDLIEIGIKNEADRKAILEMINRS